In Sphingomonas sp. SORGH_AS_0950, the following are encoded in one genomic region:
- a CDS encoding ribonuclease E/G has translation MTTRMLIDARHREETRVAVVKGNRIEEFDFESAERKQLKGNIYLAKVTRVEPSLQAAFVDYGGNRHGFLAFSEIHPDYYQIPKEDREALLREEAEHAAEEAALRAELDAEDDEDHDGEDHDDHADDHHDDEDGEENGAAPRARKSTVNDDQVEALRQRRQNLRRRYKIQDVIHRRQVLLVQIVKEERGNKGAALTTYLSLAGRYCVLMPNTSHGGGISRKISNAADRKRLKTIMADMALPSTMGCIVRTAGLQRTKTEIKRDFDYLARLWDGIREKTLHSSAPALIYGDSDLIKRAIRDIYNREIEEVIVEGEEGYRQAKDFMRLLMPAHARRVKQYADAVPLFQRAHVEDQLAAMYNPVVQLKSGGYLVINPTEALVSIDINSGRSTREHNIEQTATATNLEAAQEIARQLRLRDMAGLVVIDFIDMDNNSNVRKVEKAMKEALKNDRARIQVGRISSFGLMEMSRQRLRTGVLEASTRPCPHCEGTGLVRTASSSGLSALRLIEDEAARGRGSILTLRASQEAAIYVLNRKRADIAEIEDRYGVTVEIIPDREEEGARMTVEASGPPPAYAPKIDTLLPVEEDEDDLIDEIEEEEEDEVEEEATEAAAPREPREEGEGGRKRRRRRRGRRNRGEGEQGEGAEATEEVESDEAEEGEENAAEAVDATEAESGEPREGGRRRRGRRGRRGGRRQDGGATEVAADAGAETVAEGDDDAAETPLTIEEPIEAGDAAPVTTPLAVAEAEAETAPKTRRRPRARKAAPVVSETVEAPVAEEAPAADAPVAEVEAEAPAKPKRTRKKAAPKAAAEPVVEEAPAAEAEAPAKPKRTRKKAAPKAAAEPVAEEAPVEAEAVIAEEPAPTAEPDTTTGETPRRGWWQRTFGA, from the coding sequence ATGACCACGCGTATGCTGATCGACGCACGCCACCGGGAAGAAACCCGCGTGGCGGTCGTCAAGGGTAACCGGATCGAGGAATTCGACTTCGAGTCGGCCGAGCGCAAGCAGCTCAAGGGCAATATCTACCTCGCCAAGGTGACCCGCGTCGAACCGTCGCTGCAGGCGGCCTTCGTCGATTACGGCGGCAACCGTCACGGCTTCCTGGCCTTTTCGGAAATCCACCCCGACTATTACCAGATCCCCAAGGAAGACCGCGAAGCCCTGCTCCGCGAAGAGGCCGAGCATGCCGCCGAAGAGGCCGCGCTGCGCGCCGAGCTCGACGCCGAGGATGATGAGGATCATGACGGCGAGGATCATGACGATCACGCCGACGACCATCACGACGACGAGGACGGTGAAGAGAATGGCGCCGCCCCGCGCGCGCGCAAGTCGACCGTCAATGACGACCAGGTCGAGGCGCTGCGCCAGCGTCGCCAGAATCTGCGCCGCCGCTACAAGATCCAGGACGTCATCCATCGCCGCCAGGTGCTGCTGGTCCAGATCGTCAAGGAAGAGCGCGGCAACAAGGGCGCGGCGCTGACCACGTACCTGTCGCTGGCGGGTCGTTACTGCGTGCTGATGCCCAACACGAGCCATGGCGGCGGCATCAGCCGGAAGATCTCGAACGCGGCCGACCGCAAGCGCCTGAAGACCATCATGGCCGACATGGCGCTGCCCTCGACCATGGGCTGCATCGTGCGCACCGCCGGGCTCCAGCGGACCAAGACCGAGATCAAGCGCGACTTCGACTATCTGGCGCGCCTGTGGGACGGCATCCGCGAAAAGACGCTGCATTCGTCGGCGCCCGCGCTGATCTATGGCGACAGCGACCTGATCAAGCGCGCGATCCGCGACATCTACAATCGCGAGATCGAGGAAGTGATCGTCGAGGGCGAGGAAGGCTATCGCCAGGCGAAGGACTTCATGCGCCTGCTGATGCCCGCCCATGCCCGCCGGGTGAAGCAATATGCCGACGCCGTGCCGCTGTTCCAGCGCGCGCATGTCGAGGATCAGCTGGCCGCGATGTACAATCCGGTCGTGCAGCTGAAGTCGGGCGGCTATCTGGTCATCAACCCGACCGAGGCGCTGGTGTCGATCGACATCAACTCCGGCCGTTCGACTCGCGAACATAATATCGAGCAGACCGCGACCGCGACCAATCTGGAAGCCGCGCAGGAAATCGCGCGCCAGCTGCGTCTGCGCGACATGGCGGGTCTGGTCGTCATCGACTTCATCGACATGGACAACAACTCCAATGTCCGGAAGGTCGAGAAGGCGATGAAGGAGGCGTTGAAGAACGATCGCGCCCGTATCCAGGTCGGCCGCATCTCGTCCTTCGGGCTGATGGAAATGAGCCGCCAGCGGCTGCGCACCGGCGTGCTCGAGGCCTCGACCCGCCCCTGCCCGCATTGCGAGGGCACCGGCCTGGTCCGCACCGCCTCGTCTTCGGGCCTGTCGGCGCTGCGGCTGATCGAGGACGAGGCCGCGCGCGGTCGCGGCTCGATCCTGACGCTGCGCGCCAGCCAGGAAGCCGCCATCTATGTGCTGAACCGCAAGCGCGCGGACATCGCCGAGATCGAGGATCGCTACGGCGTCACCGTCGAGATCATCCCGGATCGCGAGGAAGAGGGTGCGCGCATGACGGTCGAGGCCTCCGGCCCGCCGCCCGCCTATGCCCCCAAGATCGACACGCTCCTGCCCGTCGAGGAGGATGAGGACGATCTGATCGACGAGATCGAGGAGGAAGAAGAGGACGAGGTCGAGGAGGAGGCCACCGAAGCCGCCGCGCCGCGCGAACCCCGCGAGGAAGGCGAAGGCGGTCGCAAGCGTCGCCGCCGCCGTCGTGGTCGCCGCAACCGTGGCGAGGGCGAGCAGGGCGAAGGTGCCGAGGCGACCGAGGAAGTCGAATCCGATGAGGCCGAGGAAGGCGAGGAGAACGCCGCCGAAGCCGTCGATGCGACCGAGGCCGAGTCCGGCGAACCGCGCGAAGGCGGTCGCCGTCGTCGGGGCCGTCGCGGCCGTCGCGGTGGCCGTCGCCAGGACGGCGGCGCGACCGAGGTTGCGGCCGACGCCGGTGCCGAAACGGTCGCCGAGGGCGATGACGACGCGGCCGAAACGCCGCTGACCATCGAGGAGCCGATCGAGGCGGGCGATGCCGCCCCCGTGACCACCCCGCTGGCGGTGGCCGAGGCCGAGGCGGAAACCGCGCCCAAGACCCGTCGTCGCCCGCGCGCCCGCAAGGCCGCGCCGGTGGTGAGCGAAACGGTCGAGGCGCCGGTGGCCGAAGAGGCTCCGGCGGCGGACGCCCCGGTCGCCGAGGTCGAGGCGGAAGCCCCGGCCAAGCCCAAGCGCACCCGCAAGAAGGCCGCCCCCAAGGCAGCTGCCGAGCCGGTCGTCGAGGAGGCCCCCGCCGCCGAGGCGGAAGCCCCGGCCAAGCCCAAGCGCACCCGCAAGAAGGCCGCCCCCAAGGCAGCCGCCGAGCCGGTCGCCGAGGAAGCCCCGGTCGAGGCCGAAGCCGTGATCGCCGAGGAACCGGCCCCGACCGCCGAGCCGGACACCACCACGGGCGAAACCCCGCGTCGCGGCTGGTGGCAGCGGACCTTCGGCGCCTGA
- a CDS encoding N-acetylmuramoyl-L-alanine amidase, whose translation MAFRWTSGRRARHVRRVVLMLIAFLMGVFAPAGAWAATIRKVVVRGAQVIIRFDTPVKRARSVMLDEPRRVSIDVTGASPNALAVREGVVRGLTQRRIKPDVTRLDFDLAENATIFDGGFDDDGRQLSLTLKPVRQGYTQASFAGALDFFPFHFQRKPTYALSVPVPAATRALPLPRVKGADDRPLVVIDAGHGGVDPGAINPQTGLREKDVTLAIAKAIRDTLVASGRVRAALTREDDRYILHRERYNIARRLHADLFISIHCDSAGAGEARGATAYTLSDVASDKEAARLAARENKADVIAGVDLGGNSDVSSILIDLTQRETMNASASFARLLGREAQPLIPVKPVFHRMASLMVLKAPDMPSILFETGYISNMQDAAFLASKDGQKRIAQAVLQAVEVHFARRMASR comes from the coding sequence ATGGCTTTTCGCTGGACCAGCGGCCGGCGGGCGCGGCATGTACGCCGCGTCGTGTTGATGCTGATCGCTTTTCTGATGGGGGTGTTCGCGCCGGCCGGTGCGTGGGCCGCCACGATTCGCAAGGTCGTGGTGCGCGGCGCGCAGGTGATCATCCGGTTCGATACACCCGTCAAGCGCGCGCGCAGCGTCATGCTGGACGAGCCGCGCCGCGTGTCGATCGACGTGACCGGCGCCTCGCCCAACGCGCTGGCGGTGCGCGAAGGGGTGGTGCGCGGCCTGACCCAACGGCGAATCAAGCCCGACGTCACCCGCCTGGATTTCGACCTGGCGGAGAATGCGACGATCTTCGACGGCGGCTTCGACGATGACGGGCGGCAATTGTCGCTGACCCTGAAGCCGGTGCGCCAGGGCTATACCCAGGCGAGCTTCGCTGGCGCGCTCGACTTCTTCCCCTTCCATTTCCAGCGCAAGCCCACCTATGCGCTGTCGGTGCCGGTCCCGGCGGCGACGCGCGCCCTGCCGCTGCCACGGGTCAAGGGCGCCGACGACCGCCCGCTGGTGGTGATCGATGCGGGCCATGGCGGGGTCGATCCCGGCGCGATCAATCCGCAGACGGGGCTGCGCGAAAAGGATGTGACGCTCGCCATCGCCAAGGCGATTCGCGATACGCTGGTGGCGTCGGGCCGGGTCCGCGCGGCGCTGACCCGCGAGGACGACCGCTATATCCTGCACCGCGAACGCTATAATATCGCGCGGCGGCTGCATGCCGACCTGTTCATCTCGATCCATTGCGACAGCGCGGGCGCGGGTGAGGCGCGCGGGGCCACCGCCTATACCCTGTCCGACGTGGCCTCCGACAAGGAAGCCGCGCGGCTGGCGGCGCGCGAGAACAAGGCGGACGTGATCGCGGGCGTCGATCTGGGCGGGAATAGCGACGTATCCTCGATCCTGATCGACCTGACCCAGCGCGAGACGATGAACGCCTCGGCCAGCTTCGCGCGCCTGCTGGGCCGCGAGGCGCAGCCGCTGATCCCGGTCAAGCCGGTCTTCCACCGCATGGCGTCGCTGATGGTGCTCAAGGCGCCCGACATGCCCTCGATCCTGTTCGAGACGGGCTATATCTCGAACATGCAGGACGCCGCGTTCCTGGCCAGCAAGGACGGGCAGAAGCGGATCGCGCAGGCGGTGCTCCAGGCGGTCGAGGTGCATTTCGCACGGCGGATGGCGTCGCGCTGA
- a CDS encoding rhodanese-related sulfurtransferase: MIRVCALYRFAPFPDPAALREPLLAVAEANGIRGTLLLAAEGINGTIAGSHDGIAAVLDHIRTLPGCADLDYKDSTAETMPFHRMKVRLKREIVSMGVDGIDPTREVGTYVAGAEWNALIADPQTVLIDTRNDYEVAIGSFDGAVDPKTKSFRDFPAWFRDHRDELMAGKSRVAMFCTGGIRCEKATAFLKAEGVEDVFHLDGGILKYLETVPEEESRWQGECFVFDARVAVGHGLAQGSHALCHGCRMPVSPEDRASPLYVEGVSCPACHGTRDPDRLAAYAERHRQERLAAARGQAHVGARHAPSAGGDPALGPDRDEPPAA, encoded by the coding sequence ATGATCCGCGTCTGTGCCCTTTACCGTTTCGCCCCTTTCCCCGATCCCGCCGCGCTGCGCGAACCGCTGCTCGCCGTTGCCGAGGCCAATGGGATTCGCGGCACGCTGCTGCTGGCGGCCGAGGGGATCAACGGCACCATTGCGGGCAGCCATGACGGGATCGCGGCGGTGCTGGACCATATCCGCACGCTGCCCGGCTGCGCCGATCTGGACTATAAGGACTCGACCGCCGAGACGATGCCGTTCCACCGGATGAAGGTGCGGCTGAAGCGTGAGATCGTGTCGATGGGCGTGGACGGCATCGACCCGACCCGCGAGGTCGGGACCTATGTCGCGGGGGCGGAATGGAACGCGCTGATCGCCGATCCGCAGACCGTGCTGATCGACACGCGCAACGATTACGAGGTCGCGATCGGCAGCTTCGACGGCGCGGTCGACCCGAAGACGAAGAGCTTCCGCGACTTCCCCGCCTGGTTCCGCGATCACCGTGACGAACTGATGGCGGGCAAGAGCCGGGTCGCGATGTTCTGCACCGGCGGGATACGCTGCGAAAAGGCGACCGCCTTCTTGAAGGCCGAAGGGGTGGAGGATGTCTTCCACCTGGACGGCGGCATCCTGAAATATCTGGAGACGGTGCCCGAAGAGGAGAGCCGCTGGCAGGGGGAATGCTTCGTCTTCGATGCGCGCGTGGCGGTGGGGCATGGGCTGGCGCAGGGCTCGCATGCGCTATGCCATGGCTGCCGGATGCCGGTCAGCCCCGAGGATCGCGCATCGCCGCTCTATGTCGAGGGGGTCAGCTGCCCCGCCTGCCACGGCACCCGCGACCCCGACCGGCTGGCCGCCTATGCCGAGCGGCACCGGCAGGAGCGGCTGGCGGCGGCGCGGGGGCAGGCGCATGTCGGCGCGCGCCATGCCCCTTCGGCCGGTGGCGACCCCGCCCTCGGCCCGGATCGCGACGAGCCGCCCGCCGCCTGA
- a CDS encoding penicillin-binding protein 1A: MAVTFSHPSEAPETPRRPPWRRWWVRLSAALALLAVIGAGLFWFLFMRDLPSVDALKAYEPPLPTHVRGIDGTPIQSYARERRVELSYNEYPPLLVRAFLAAEDKTFFEHGGVDYPGLAGAVLDYAQKWGTGRRARGGSTITQQVAKNLLIGNAYSPTRKVREAILAYKIENALTKPQILELYLNQIALGRNAFGVEAASHAYFDKELNELTLGQMAYLAVLPKGPSNYDPIRHPDRALERRGYVLGEMLRNNFITRAQYDAAMAEPLGTVLRRTPKYAQVGGYFVEEVRRQLIKQFGENAKSGPHSVYDGGLWVRTSLDTRLQDLATQALRDGLVRFEGGRGWSGPIRHETIDDSNWQQVLLNTNIALDYRDWRAGIVTGKGGSEATIGFANGRTGTLPRSLAQMPRRGTAATAFSALKVGDIVAVAPEGGVFGLRSIPRISGGFVVEEPASGRVLAMQGGFDARLQAFNRATQAQRQPGSTIKPIVYSAALDHGMTPASIIVDGPFCVDQGANLGTKCFRNFGNSAGAGPHTMRWGIEQSRNLMTVRTAATVGMKNVVATIKQMGIGDFPPYLAYALGAGETTVGQMVNAYAILANNGRGGDPSLIDFVQDRHGKVIWPENWRACDRCNMADYDGKPMPRPVSHQRQVLDAMTAYQMVHITEGVIQRGTATGLRDLDRPMFGKTGTNNGPTDVWFVGGTPQFVGGLYIGYDHPRSLGGYAQGGTVAVPIFREFAEKAYEGLDKLPFRAPPGIRMVRIDRASGRPVYGTFPTGDDPKPSVIWEAFKPESEPRRRARRAGPATEAPATPTGPATPAAPRDSDFLQREGGIY, encoded by the coding sequence ATGGCCGTCACCTTCTCCCATCCGTCCGAAGCCCCCGAAACGCCGCGTCGCCCGCCATGGCGCCGTTGGTGGGTGAGGCTGTCGGCCGCGCTCGCCCTGCTGGCCGTGATCGGCGCGGGCCTGTTCTGGTTCCTGTTCATGCGCGACCTGCCCTCGGTCGATGCGCTCAAGGCCTATGAGCCGCCGCTGCCCACCCATGTCCGCGGCATCGACGGCACCCCGATCCAGTCCTATGCGCGCGAACGCCGGGTCGAGCTGTCCTATAACGAATATCCGCCGCTGCTCGTGCGCGCGTTCCTGGCGGCGGAGGACAAGACCTTTTTCGAACATGGCGGCGTCGACTATCCGGGCCTGGCGGGCGCGGTGCTCGACTATGCGCAGAAATGGGGCACCGGGCGGCGTGCGCGCGGCGGTTCGACCATCACCCAGCAGGTCGCCAAGAACCTGCTGATCGGCAACGCCTATTCCCCGACGCGCAAGGTGCGCGAGGCGATCCTGGCGTACAAGATCGAGAACGCGCTGACCAAGCCGCAGATCCTGGAGCTGTATCTCAACCAGATCGCGCTGGGGCGGAACGCCTTTGGCGTCGAGGCGGCGTCGCATGCCTATTTCGACAAGGAACTCAACGAGCTGACGCTCGGCCAGATGGCCTATCTGGCGGTGCTGCCCAAGGGGCCGTCCAATTACGATCCCATCCGCCATCCCGACCGCGCGCTGGAGCGGCGTGGCTATGTCTTGGGCGAGATGCTGCGCAACAATTTCATCACCCGCGCGCAATATGACGCCGCCATGGCCGAGCCGCTGGGCACGGTGCTGCGCCGCACGCCCAAATATGCGCAGGTCGGCGGCTATTTCGTCGAGGAGGTCCGCCGCCAGCTGATCAAGCAGTTCGGCGAGAACGCCAAGAGCGGACCGCACAGCGTCTATGACGGCGGGTTGTGGGTGCGCACCTCGCTCGACACGCGGCTCCAGGATCTGGCGACCCAGGCGCTGCGCGACGGGCTGGTCCGGTTCGAGGGCGGGCGCGGCTGGTCCGGGCCGATCCGGCACGAGACGATCGACGACAGCAATTGGCAACAGGTGCTGCTCAACACCAATATCGCGCTCGACTATCGCGACTGGCGCGCCGGGATCGTGACCGGCAAGGGCGGCAGCGAGGCGACGATCGGCTTCGCCAATGGCCGCACCGGCACGCTGCCGCGCAGCCTGGCGCAGATGCCGCGCCGGGGCACGGCGGCGACCGCGTTCAGCGCGCTGAAGGTCGGCGACATCGTCGCGGTCGCGCCCGAAGGCGGCGTGTTCGGCCTGCGCTCGATCCCGCGAATCTCGGGCGGCTTCGTGGTCGAGGAACCCGCCAGCGGCCGGGTGCTGGCGATGCAGGGCGGCTTCGACGCGCGGCTCCAGGCGTTCAACCGCGCCACCCAGGCGCAGCGCCAGCCGGGCTCGACGATCAAGCCGATCGTCTATTCCGCCGCGCTCGACCATGGCATGACGCCCGCCTCGATCATCGTCGACGGGCCGTTCTGCGTCGACCAGGGCGCCAATCTGGGCACGAAATGCTTCCGCAACTTCGGCAATTCGGCGGGCGCCGGGCCGCACACCATGCGCTGGGGCATCGAGCAGTCGCGCAACCTGATGACGGTGCGCACCGCCGCGACCGTGGGCATGAAGAATGTCGTCGCCACCATCAAGCAGATGGGGATCGGCGACTTCCCGCCCTATCTGGCCTATGCGCTGGGCGCGGGCGAGACGACGGTGGGGCAGATGGTCAACGCCTATGCGATCCTGGCCAATAACGGGCGCGGCGGCGATCCCTCGCTGATCGACTTCGTCCAGGACCGGCATGGCAAGGTCATCTGGCCGGAGAATTGGCGCGCCTGCGACCGTTGCAACATGGCCGATTATGACGGCAAGCCGATGCCCCGCCCGGTTTCGCACCAGCGGCAGGTGCTCGACGCGATGACCGCCTATCAGATGGTCCACATCACCGAGGGCGTGATCCAGCGCGGCACCGCGACCGGCCTGCGCGACCTCGACCGTCCGATGTTCGGCAAGACCGGCACCAATAACGGCCCGACCGATGTCTGGTTCGTCGGCGGCACGCCGCAATTCGTCGGCGGCCTCTATATTGGCTATGACCATCCGCGTTCGCTGGGCGGCTATGCGCAGGGCGGGACGGTCGCGGTGCCGATCTTCCGCGAATTCGCCGAAAAGGCCTATGAGGGGCTGGACAAGCTGCCCTTCCGCGCGCCGCCGGGCATCCGCATGGTGCGGATCGACCGGGCGAGCGGACGGCCGGTCTATGGCACCTTCCCGACCGGCGACGATCCCAAGCCTTCGGTGATCTGGGAGGCGTTCAAGCCCGAGAGCGAGCCGCGCCGCCGCGCGCGCCGCGCAGGGCCCGCGACCGAGGCCCCCGCGACGCCGACCGGCCCCGCCACTCCGGCGGCGCCCCGCGACAGCGATTTCTTGCAAAGAGAAGGCGGAATCTACTAG
- the prfB gene encoding peptide chain release factor 2: MRAEAQAHVDTIKDALELLRRFLDWDRALRRLDELNARVEDQALWNDPKQAQAVMRERRRLDEAITATRAIENELSGTVELIELAEMEGDEELEKEAVTSLGELAKRAEADKVKALLAGEADANDTYLEINAGAGGTESQDWAGMLQRMYTRWAERHGMKVELIDFHAGEQAGIKSATLLVKGENAYGYAKTESGVHRLVRISPYDSAARRHTSFSSVWVYPVIDDNIEVEINESELRIDTYRASGAGGQHINTTDSAVRITHLPTGIVVQCQNQRSQHKNKAEAYNQLRARLYERELAEREAAANAQNATKTDIGWGHQIRSYVLQPYQLVKDLRTGVTSTAPGDVLDGDLDSFMAAALSQRVTGEAVAVEDVD; this comes from the coding sequence ATGCGCGCTGAAGCGCAGGCTCATGTCGACACGATCAAGGATGCCCTGGAGCTGCTGCGCCGCTTCCTCGACTGGGACCGCGCGCTGCGCCGCCTGGACGAGCTGAACGCGCGCGTCGAGGATCAGGCGCTGTGGAACGACCCCAAGCAGGCCCAGGCCGTGATGCGCGAGCGTCGTCGCCTGGACGAGGCGATCACCGCCACCCGCGCCATCGAGAACGAGCTGTCGGGCACGGTCGAGCTGATCGAGCTGGCCGAGATGGAGGGCGACGAGGAGCTGGAGAAGGAAGCCGTCACCAGCCTGGGCGAGCTTGCCAAGCGGGCCGAGGCCGACAAGGTCAAGGCGCTGCTGGCCGGGGAAGCCGACGCCAACGACACCTATCTGGAAATCAACGCGGGCGCGGGCGGCACCGAGAGCCAGGACTGGGCCGGGATGCTCCAGCGCATGTACACGCGCTGGGCCGAGCGGCACGGCATGAAGGTCGAGCTGATCGACTTCCATGCGGGCGAGCAGGCCGGGATCAAGTCGGCGACGCTGCTGGTCAAGGGCGAGAACGCCTATGGCTATGCCAAGACCGAGTCGGGCGTGCACCGGCTGGTGCGGATCAGCCCGTACGACTCCGCCGCGCGCCGCCACACCAGCTTTTCGAGCGTCTGGGTCTATCCGGTGATCGACGACAATATCGAGGTCGAGATCAACGAGAGCGAGCTGCGCATCGACACCTACCGCGCATCGGGCGCGGGTGGTCAGCACATTAACACCACCGACTCGGCGGTCCGCATCACCCACCTGCCGACCGGCATCGTGGTGCAGTGCCAGAACCAGCGGTCGCAGCACAAGAACAAGGCCGAGGCCTATAACCAGCTCCGCGCCCGCCTGTACGAGCGCGAACTGGCCGAGCGCGAGGCGGCGGCCAATGCGCAGAACGCGACCAAGACCGATATCGGCTGGGGCCACCAGATCCGCTCCTATGTCCTCCAGCCCTATCAGCTGGTGAAGGATCTGCGGACCGGCGTCACCTCGACCGCGCCCGGCGACGTGCTGGACGGCGATCTCGACTCGTTCATGGCGGCGGCGCTGTCGCAGCGCGTGACCGGCGAGGCGGTCGCGGTGGAGGATGTCGACTAA
- a CDS encoding class I SAM-dependent methyltransferase, translating to MRIQGAGSILAAALVIALGGAVAACDGSKPLIQRDEDKPGPFPAADRPVADVVSARWSSEDARDRLREADQVMDRAKIRPGMTVADIGAGEGYYTVRLAQRVGKQGRVLAEDIVAAWRDRLADRVARERLDNVSVRLGEPADPKLPPNSFDRVLMVHMYHEIDQPYEFLWRLFPALKPDGLVVVVDANRRTRAHGTPPELLKCEFEAVGFTQVSIENMPSAGGYLATFRATGPRPEPDTIRPCRMPGN from the coding sequence ATGCGTATCCAGGGGGCGGGATCGATCCTGGCGGCGGCACTCGTCATCGCGCTGGGGGGCGCGGTGGCGGCGTGCGACGGCTCCAAGCCGCTGATCCAGCGCGACGAGGACAAGCCCGGACCCTTTCCGGCGGCGGACCGCCCGGTCGCCGACGTGGTGTCGGCGCGCTGGTCGAGCGAGGATGCGCGGGATCGGCTGCGCGAGGCGGACCAGGTGATGGACCGCGCCAAGATCCGCCCCGGCATGACCGTCGCCGATATCGGCGCGGGCGAGGGCTATTACACCGTCCGCCTGGCGCAGCGCGTCGGCAAGCAGGGGCGGGTGCTGGCCGAGGACATCGTCGCGGCCTGGCGCGACCGGCTGGCCGACCGCGTCGCGCGCGAGCGGCTGGACAATGTCAGCGTCCGGCTGGGCGAGCCCGCCGATCCCAAGCTGCCGCCGAACAGCTTCGACCGGGTGCTGATGGTCCATATGTATCACGAGATCGACCAGCCCTATGAGTTCCTCTGGCGGCTGTTCCCCGCGCTGAAGCCCGACGGGCTGGTCGTGGTGGTCGACGCCAATCGCCGCACCCGCGCGCACGGGACCCCGCCCGAACTGTTGAAATGCGAGTTCGAGGCGGTCGGCTTCACCCAGGTCTCGATCGAGAACATGCCCTCGGCGGGCGGTTATCTGGCCACGTTCCGCGCGACCGGGCCGCGCCCCGAACCCGACACGATCCGGCCCTGTCGGATGCCGGGCAACTGA
- a CDS encoding TorF family putative porin, translating to MTHKALWAAASMLAPIVAAHPATAQDRPAIGVELDSDENRRGLSWSGGRVSPSADIFATRGALEASGRIVALRESDRHGGAGLVGDLTLGASTLVGPVTLRGRVTGHLFGGAGFDADYVELGGAASYTLGPVQLDAGADYAPSQDAIGGDNLYLHAGAQAGVPGTPWTVLAGVGHSTGQTDNAARAARLRPGGDYSDWRIGVEHVAGPVTLGLDYVGTDVSERAASAFPLADARHSGDRLVGRVRFSF from the coding sequence ATGACGCACAAGGCCCTGTGGGCGGCGGCGTCGATGCTCGCCCCGATCGTCGCGGCGCATCCCGCCACCGCGCAGGATCGCCCCGCCATCGGGGTCGAGCTGGACAGCGACGAGAATCGCCGTGGCCTGAGCTGGAGCGGGGGGCGGGTGTCGCCCTCCGCCGACATCTTCGCGACCCGTGGCGCGCTGGAGGCGAGCGGCCGGATCGTGGCGTTGCGCGAATCGGATCGCCATGGCGGCGCGGGCCTGGTCGGCGACCTGACGCTCGGTGCCAGCACGCTGGTCGGGCCGGTGACGCTGCGCGGCCGGGTGACGGGGCATCTGTTCGGCGGCGCGGGCTTCGACGCCGATTATGTCGAACTGGGCGGTGCCGCCTCCTATACGCTGGGGCCGGTCCAGCTGGACGCCGGCGCGGATTACGCCCCGTCGCAGGACGCGATCGGCGGCGACAATCTCTATCTCCATGCGGGTGCGCAGGCGGGTGTGCCGGGCACCCCCTGGACCGTGCTGGCCGGGGTCGGCCATTCGACCGGCCAGACCGACAATGCCGCGCGCGCCGCCCGGCTGCGGCCCGGCGGCGACTATAGCGACTGGCGGATCGGCGTGGAGCATGTCGCGGGGCCGGTGACGCTGGGGCTGGATTATGTGGGGACCGACGTGTCGGAGCGGGCGGCATCGGCCTTCCCGCTGGCCGATGCGCGGCATTCGGGCGACCGGCTGGTCGGGCGCGTGCGATTCTCCTTCTGA
- a CDS encoding JAB domain-containing protein, with the protein MPALLRPPLRIRTRQDACRLFAGLDRTGGEALGIAFLGSERTLLGLRHVAGHADSVGVPLARVARDAILLAAKAVVMAHNHPDGDPRPSAADLTLTRRLAQGLAALDVKLLDHLILSRGAVVSLRDQGML; encoded by the coding sequence ATGCCCGCCCTTCTTCGCCCTCCCTTGCGAATCCGCACGCGCCAGGATGCGTGTCGGCTGTTCGCGGGGCTGGACCGGACCGGCGGCGAGGCCCTGGGGATCGCCTTTCTGGGTTCGGAACGGACCTTGTTGGGATTGCGCCATGTCGCGGGCCATGCCGATTCGGTCGGCGTACCCCTGGCGCGGGTGGCGCGCGACGCGATCCTGCTGGCGGCGAAGGCGGTGGTGATGGCGCACAACCACCCGGACGGCGATCCCCGCCCCAGCGCCGCCGACCTGACGCTGACCCGGCGGCTGGCGCAAGGGCTGGCGGCGCTGGACGTGAAGCTGCTCGACCATCTGATCCTGTCGCGGGGCGCGGTGGTCAGCCTGCGCGATCAGGGGATGCTATGA